The Microbacterium sulfonylureivorans sequence AGCGAAAACCCCTGCCCCCGGTCGCGGACGTACACGTCGACCCCGGCCGTCGTCCCCTCGATGTAGACCGAGACGTCTCCGCCGGCGTGACGCGCCGCGTTGAGCATCGCCTCGCGGGCAGCGGCGGCGACCTCCCCGCTCGCCCGCTCGGTCGACAGACCGGCCGAGACCACGTCGATGCGCACCGGGAAGTCGAGCTCGAGCGCGCCCGCGTAGTCACGGAGATCGGTCGGCAGATCGCTGTCGGCCGGACTGTCGCCGTCGTAGAGCCAGGAGCGCAGCTCGCGCTCCTGCGCCCGCGCGAGCCGTGCCGCTTCACTCGAGGCGCCGGCCCGGTTCTGGATGAGGGCGAGGGTCTGCAGCACCGAGTCGTGGAGGTGCGCCGCCATCTCGGCGCGCTGCTCCTCGCGGATGCGGCGCACCCTCTCGCCCGACAGCTCGCGCCATTTCGCGATCAGAGTCGACGAGTAGACGGCTGCGATGCCCGCGATGATCGTGACGGCGAAGAGGAACGCGACGAGTCCCGCCTCCTGCATGATCGCGACCTGCATGGCGACCAGTGCCACGAGGATCGCCGTCACCGTGAGCCGAACCGAGAGCTCGTGCCGCGGCCCGCGGGCCGGGTCGTCACGGTCGACGAAGGTCGCCCACATCCCCGCCGCGACCGCGAACACCGTCGTCGCGCCGACCCACACGAACCAGCTCGGCTGGGACGAAATCGGCACGTCCGCCGAGGTGAGGGCGAAGAGCGTCGCGGACGTGCCGACGAGGCACACGCCCGCGGCGGCGCTGAGTGTCCAGGCGACGGGGACGCGCCGCGTCGGCGCGGCGTCCCCCTCCTGCCACGGCGTGAACACCCACACCCAGGCGTAGAGCAGCA is a genomic window containing:
- a CDS encoding ATP-binding protein — encoded protein: MTSSAVPAARERAPLRRPRACQVSGTSEALATHLGWGPAAVRTIFVLLTLLWGAGVLLYAWVWVFTPWQEGDAAPTRRVPVAWTLSAAAGVCLVGTSATLFALTSADVPISSQPSWFVWVGATTVFAVAAGMWATFVDRDDPARGPRHELSVRLTVTAILVALVAMQVAIMQEAGLVAFLFAVTIIAGIAAVYSSTLIAKWRELSGERVRRIREEQRAEMAAHLHDSVLQTLALIQNRAGASSEAARLARAQERELRSWLYDGDSPADSDLPTDLRDYAGALELDFPVRIDVVSAGLSTERASGEVAAAAREAMLNAARHAGGDVSVYIEGTTAGVDVYVRDRGQGFSLEAVPGDRLGVRESIIGRLRRAGGAATVRPGAGGVGTEVHLHFAGEEARRG